A genomic window from Tolypothrix sp. PCC 7910 includes:
- a CDS encoding FkbM family methyltransferase yields MSFPNNDAYWANAAKFLEKNLKLDTKLVAPNEFREKFKSAKPYVSNWNKSLDECQWFVIHKGMMDKIGYSVLENIVNKSTPVFANEVFVIFSQEINLPALQSDFVHLKAFFEQMQLLDKTSKEPLINSQNTSSKNVFFSDIKDIVSCNRTELELTCREMSQTAYLGDGIVLSRVLTKYMCYLEGQDLSLTPHLCLNGYWESWITQVMIQQLFPGNYCLDIGANCGYYSLIMADVVGHTGHVMAVEPNPRLASLLEKSLNVNGFSKHSIVVEKAVADTNGAQVNLVIPKGGFWGSSTIAQTDISAGEKSFAVETVTVDELTKDWTQVDLIKIDAEGAEEAIWRGMQETINKNENIIIIMEFCSYRDYDAKEFLQKIQAAGFSIKYIDNDAKIKSLSIEDCLTARSGEYWDLFLQRDN; encoded by the coding sequence ATGTCATTTCCAAACAATGATGCATACTGGGCAAACGCAGCTAAATTTTTAGAGAAAAATCTCAAACTAGATACTAAATTAGTAGCTCCCAATGAATTTAGAGAAAAATTCAAATCTGCAAAACCTTATGTATCAAACTGGAATAAATCATTGGATGAGTGCCAATGGTTTGTGATCCATAAAGGAATGATGGACAAGATAGGCTATAGTGTCTTAGAAAATATAGTAAACAAATCTACTCCAGTTTTTGCTAACGAAGTATTTGTAATTTTTTCTCAAGAAATTAATTTACCTGCATTACAATCTGATTTTGTTCATCTAAAAGCATTTTTTGAGCAAATGCAGCTTTTAGATAAAACCTCAAAAGAGCCTTTAATAAATTCACAAAATACTAGCTCAAAAAATGTATTTTTTTCGGATATTAAAGATATTGTTTCCTGTAATCGCACAGAATTAGAGCTAACCTGTCGTGAAATGTCACAGACAGCGTATTTAGGTGATGGGATAGTTCTGTCTCGTGTATTAACTAAATATATGTGCTATCTTGAAGGCCAAGATTTGAGCCTTACTCCTCATCTTTGCCTCAACGGGTATTGGGAATCATGGATTACTCAGGTAATGATTCAGCAGCTTTTTCCTGGGAATTATTGTTTAGATATTGGCGCAAATTGTGGATATTATTCCTTAATCATGGCTGATGTTGTTGGTCATACTGGACATGTAATGGCTGTTGAACCAAATCCAAGATTAGCTTCTCTTTTAGAGAAAAGCCTGAATGTAAATGGTTTTAGCAAACATAGTATAGTTGTGGAAAAAGCTGTTGCAGATACAAATGGCGCACAAGTTAATCTTGTAATTCCCAAAGGTGGTTTTTGGGGAAGTTCAACAATTGCTCAAACTGATATATCAGCAGGAGAGAAGTCTTTTGCAGTTGAGACAGTTACAGTTGATGAATTAACAAAAGATTGGACTCAAGTTGATTTAATCAAAATAGATGCTGAGGGTGCAGAGGAAGCTATTTGGCGAGGAATGCAGGAGACTATAAATAAGAATGAAAATATTATTATAATTATGGAATTTTGTTCTTATCGTGATTATGATGCTAAAGAATTTTTACAGAAAATTCAAGCAGCAGGTTTTTCAATTAAGTACATTGATAATGATGCAAAAATAAAAAGTCTAAGCATTGAAGATTGTCTTACAGCTAGGTCAGGCGAATACTGGGATCTATTTTTGCAAAGGGATAATTAA
- a CDS encoding glycosyltransferase family 1 protein codes for MSTQILINLSVISGKPTGITTYANHLFPYLKSLAPTLLTSQRFPHYTCYSIPGNLTPDQGTQGHFRRLLWTQFQLPQIYKKLKSHLLFSPIPEAPLYTNCRFVVMFHDSIPLRFPKRFSPLTLYHRYYIPHVLQQAQHIICNSQSTAKDIIDFYQIPASKITPILLGYDRNHFCPRPERFEHEGMEIYRGNRPYFLYIGRQDPYKNLQRLITAFSKLPNYQDYELWLTGPTDSRYTPVLQAQVNELQITNLVKFLDYVPYSELPKIINAAMALVFPSLWEGFGFPALEAMACGTPVITSNISSLPEVTGDAAILINPYNIAEIAEAMQTIASNSELRLRLSNLGIARANQFSWEKTGQATLEVLKQFI; via the coding sequence TTGTCTACTCAAATATTAATTAACCTGTCTGTTATTAGTGGAAAGCCAACAGGCATAACAACCTATGCAAATCATCTGTTTCCTTACCTAAAATCTTTAGCACCGACATTACTTACCTCTCAGAGATTTCCTCACTATACTTGCTATTCAATTCCTGGAAATTTAACTCCAGACCAAGGCACTCAAGGTCATTTTCGTCGCCTACTTTGGACACAGTTTCAACTGCCGCAAATCTATAAAAAGCTAAAATCTCATTTGTTATTTTCCCCTATACCGGAAGCGCCTCTATATACAAATTGTCGTTTTGTTGTGATGTTTCATGACTCGATACCTTTGCGCTTTCCAAAACGCTTTTCACCATTAACGCTATATCATCGCTATTATATTCCCCACGTTCTCCAGCAAGCACAACATATTATTTGCAACTCACAATCTACAGCCAAGGACATCATTGATTTTTACCAGATTCCAGCTAGCAAAATTACTCCTATTCTTCTAGGCTACGATCGCAACCATTTTTGTCCACGCCCAGAAAGATTTGAGCATGAAGGAATGGAAATATATAGAGGTAATCGCCCTTATTTTCTCTACATTGGACGGCAAGACCCCTACAAAAATCTACAGCGACTGATTACAGCCTTCAGTAAATTGCCTAACTATCAAGACTACGAACTGTGGTTAACCGGGCCAACCGATTCACGTTATACCCCTGTGTTGCAAGCACAAGTCAATGAATTGCAAATCACTAATTTAGTCAAGTTTCTTGATTACGTTCCTTACAGTGAATTACCAAAAATTATTAATGCTGCTATGGCCCTTGTTTTTCCTAGTTTATGGGAAGGCTTTGGTTTTCCTGCACTTGAGGCAATGGCCTGTGGTACTCCTGTCATTACTTCTAATATATCTTCTCTACCAGAAGTCACTGGCGATGCAGCTATTCTGATTAATCCTTACAATATTGCAGAAATAGCAGAAGCAATGCAGACAATAGCCTCCAATTCAGAGTTGCGGTTACGCCTTTCTAATCTAGGAATTGCTAGAGCTAATCAATTTAGCTGGGAAAAGACTGGACAAGCTACTCTTGAAGTTCTTAAACAATTTATTTAA
- a CDS encoding methyltransferase domain-containing protein has protein sequence MNFPENDAYWLDTLKFIQLHIRPGDHLLAPNEFTEKLDGVLDYSYSHKFNENNYQWLVVHKGRLSVINSCIVKLFFQKYSPVFANEVFVVFSEYNLPNLQPASIHLKSLYVKVSYLKLHNMFKSFFQKFNLLKLMREPQRTTANQQPNLNYINERLLFTSDALRLNVKTLGYEYARTLREKLEIPNNLLPQKINLTSKACLQTDIESPWFWYWCQQIKSPVVYHRKLWEFAYILQAIYENDLLTAGKKGLGFGCGEEPLPSLLAAYDLTIVATDIDPTESAAKGWIETNQNMSSIDKIWHSELCPHELFKKNVSLEYVDMNNIPSLLEGKYDFCWSACALEHLGSIKNGLNFIENSLNTLVPGGICIHTTEFNYLEEEETIDNYSTVLFRKRDFEVLAQRLTAAGHQVATLDFNIGSGVLDRFIDLPPYDSKIHQLGQEAHLKLLIDGFASTSFGIVIKKAA, from the coding sequence ATGAATTTTCCTGAAAATGATGCTTATTGGCTGGATACACTTAAATTTATTCAACTGCATATTCGTCCAGGAGATCATTTGCTAGCACCTAATGAGTTTACGGAGAAACTGGATGGTGTTCTTGATTATTCATATTCTCATAAATTCAATGAAAATAATTATCAATGGTTAGTTGTTCATAAAGGAAGATTATCAGTAATAAATAGCTGTATTGTAAAGCTATTTTTTCAAAAATATTCACCTGTATTTGCTAATGAAGTTTTTGTAGTTTTTTCTGAATATAATTTACCTAATCTTCAACCAGCTTCCATACATTTAAAATCCTTATACGTGAAAGTAAGTTATCTAAAGTTGCATAATATGTTTAAGAGTTTTTTCCAAAAATTCAATTTATTGAAATTAATGCGAGAGCCTCAGCGTACAACTGCAAATCAACAACCTAATCTTAATTATATTAACGAAAGATTATTATTTACATCTGATGCGTTACGCTTAAATGTCAAAACTTTAGGATATGAATATGCACGCACTTTAAGAGAAAAATTAGAAATACCAAATAATTTATTACCACAAAAAATAAATTTAACTTCTAAAGCTTGCTTACAAACAGATATTGAATCACCCTGGTTTTGGTACTGGTGTCAACAAATAAAGTCTCCTGTAGTGTATCACCGTAAGCTCTGGGAATTTGCTTATATTTTACAGGCAATTTATGAAAACGACCTATTAACGGCTGGCAAAAAAGGCTTGGGTTTTGGTTGTGGCGAAGAACCTCTTCCTAGCTTGCTTGCAGCCTATGATCTTACTATTGTAGCCACAGACATAGATCCTACAGAATCAGCAGCAAAGGGTTGGATAGAAACTAATCAAAATATGTCTTCAATCGATAAAATTTGGCATTCTGAATTATGCCCACATGAACTATTTAAGAAAAATGTCAGTCTAGAGTATGTTGATATGAATAATATTCCATCTCTTTTAGAAGGCAAATATGACTTTTGCTGGTCTGCTTGTGCTTTGGAACATTTAGGTAGTATTAAAAATGGGCTGAATTTTATTGAAAATTCTTTAAATACTCTTGTTCCAGGAGGAATATGTATCCATACAACTGAATTTAATTATTTAGAAGAGGAAGAAACTATTGATAACTACTCAACAGTTCTCTTTAGAAAGCGCGATTTTGAAGTGCTAGCTCAGAGATTAACTGCTGCTGGTCATCAAGTAGCAACTTTAGATTTCAATATTGGTTCTGGTGTGTTAGATAGATTTATAGATCTGCCTCCCTACGACAGTAAAATACATCAATTAGGGCAAGAAGCACATCTTAAATTACTTATTGACGGTTTTGCTTCCACATCTTTCGGCATAGTAATTAAGAAAGCAGCATAA
- a CDS encoding Uma2 family endonuclease: MVVQTPPRLYSIEEYLTLEESAEYRSEYRNGEVVAMTGGSINHNQIIINLILALGLALREQNYQVYTSDLRLWIPRYQQYTYPDILIIKGEPIFQEGRNDTVINPSIIFEILSKSTRSRDRGDKFTYYRSIPEFQEYILIDQYQFHLEQFSKTTEGNWLFKESDDEDGVLTLASANCQIPHRQIYERVNFDQKEEG, from the coding sequence ATGGTTGTACAAACTCCCCCTCGCCTATATTCTATTGAGGAATACTTAACCCTAGAAGAGAGTGCTGAGTACCGTAGCGAATACCGTAATGGGGAAGTTGTCGCAATGACTGGAGGCTCGATTAATCACAATCAGATTATTATCAACTTAATACTTGCTCTCGGATTGGCTCTTAGAGAGCAAAATTACCAAGTTTATACAAGCGACTTACGTCTTTGGATTCCTCGTTACCAACAATATACATATCCAGATATTTTGATTATTAAAGGTGAACCCATCTTTCAAGAAGGGCGCAACGATACAGTTATTAATCCCAGTATTATTTTTGAGATACTTTCTAAATCTACTCGTAGTAGAGATAGAGGTGATAAATTTACTTATTACCGTTCGATTCCCGAATTTCAAGAATATATTTTAATTGACCAATATCAATTTCATCTTGAACAATTTAGTAAAACCACTGAAGGTAACTGGCTATTTAAAGAATCCGACGATGAAGATGGCGTTTTAACTTTAGCTTCAGCAAACTGCCAAATTCCCCATCGCCAGATTTACGAACGAGTTAACTTTGATCAAAAGGAAGAAGGATGA
- the pyk gene encoding pyruvate kinase, with amino-acid sequence MQLRDSLRRTKIVATIGPATSSPEMLKAIIEAGATTLRLNFSHGTHADHQRSIRLIRQTAFELNQPVAILQDLQGPKIRLGRFENGSIVLAKGDRFTLTNRPVIGTQEISCVTYDYLAEEVPVGAKILLDDGRVEMVVEEINRDKGDLHCRVTVAGKLSNNKGVNFPGVYLSIKAMTDKDREDLMFGLDQGVDWVALSFVRNPQDIIEIKELISSTGKNVPVVAKIEKHEAIEQMEAVLALCDGVMVARGDLGVELPAEDVPVLQKRLIATANRLGIPIITATQMLDSMVSNPRPTRAEVSDVANAILDGTDAVMLSNETAVGSYPVEAVATMARIAERIEQEEAENANRLLRDARRSIPNAISQAVGQIAEQLGASAIMTLTQTGATARNVSKFRPRTPILAITPHVNVARQLQMVWGVKPLLVLELPSTGQTFQAAINVAQENKLLTEGDLVVMTAGTLQGVSGSTDLIKVEVVTAILGQGIGLGQGSVSGRARVAHKGMDVSNFNPGDILVAPRTTADFVEAIRKASGIITEEESLTSHAAVIGLRLGVPVIVGVKEATQVIRDGAILTLDLQRGLIYSGAVGTP; translated from the coding sequence ATGCAATTAAGAGATTCTCTACGCCGCACAAAAATTGTCGCTACGATTGGGCCTGCTACTAGCAGCCCAGAAATGCTCAAGGCAATTATTGAAGCGGGAGCAACAACACTACGGCTAAACTTTTCCCACGGGACTCATGCCGATCATCAGCGTAGTATCCGTTTAATTCGGCAAACTGCTTTTGAACTAAATCAGCCAGTAGCAATTCTCCAAGACTTGCAAGGGCCAAAAATTCGCTTGGGGCGGTTTGAAAATGGGTCTATAGTTTTAGCAAAAGGCGATCGCTTCACCTTGACCAATCGTCCAGTAATTGGTACACAAGAAATTAGCTGTGTTACCTACGATTACTTGGCAGAAGAAGTCCCAGTTGGCGCAAAAATCCTCCTCGATGATGGGCGAGTTGAAATGGTAGTTGAGGAGATTAATCGCGATAAAGGTGATTTACATTGTCGTGTTACCGTAGCTGGTAAACTTTCTAACAATAAAGGTGTTAACTTTCCCGGAGTTTACCTTTCCATTAAAGCCATGACTGACAAAGACCGAGAGGATCTGATGTTTGGTCTGGATCAGGGTGTAGATTGGGTAGCACTATCTTTTGTCCGCAATCCTCAAGATATCATCGAAATTAAAGAGCTAATTTCCAGCACAGGTAAAAATGTACCCGTAGTTGCCAAAATCGAAAAGCACGAAGCTATTGAGCAAATGGAAGCAGTGTTGGCTTTGTGTGATGGCGTAATGGTAGCGAGAGGTGATTTAGGGGTAGAATTACCAGCCGAGGATGTTCCTGTACTGCAAAAGCGGCTGATTGCTACTGCTAACCGCTTGGGGATTCCTATTATTACCGCCACGCAAATGTTAGACAGCATGGTGAGTAACCCTCGCCCCACTCGTGCCGAAGTGTCAGATGTGGCAAATGCAATTTTAGATGGCACAGATGCAGTCATGCTTTCTAACGAAACTGCCGTAGGTAGTTACCCGGTAGAAGCTGTAGCAACTATGGCCAGAATTGCCGAGCGCATTGAACAGGAAGAAGCAGAAAACGCCAATCGCCTGTTAAGAGATGCTAGACGTTCCATTCCTAACGCCATTAGCCAAGCTGTAGGACAAATTGCTGAACAGCTAGGTGCATCGGCAATTATGACCTTAACCCAAACAGGGGCAACAGCGCGCAATGTTTCCAAATTCCGTCCGCGCACACCAATTTTGGCAATTACACCCCATGTTAATGTAGCACGACAGTTACAAATGGTATGGGGAGTAAAACCGCTGTTAGTGCTAGAACTACCTTCTACCGGACAAACTTTTCAAGCTGCTATCAATGTTGCTCAGGAAAATAAACTACTAACTGAGGGTGATTTGGTAGTGATGACAGCAGGTACACTACAAGGTGTTTCCGGCTCGACAGATTTAATCAAGGTTGAAGTCGTAACAGCTATTCTGGGACAGGGAATTGGACTTGGACAAGGTTCTGTGAGTGGACGCGCCAGAGTCGCGCACAAAGGTATGGATGTAAGTAACTTTAATCCTGGAGATATTTTAGTTGCTCCCCGTACCACTGCCGATTTTGTGGAAGCAATTCGCAAAGCCTCAGGAATTATTACAGAAGAAGAAAGCCTCACCAGCCACGCAGCTGTAATTGGCTTGCGTTTAGGTGTACCAGTAATTGTGGGTGTGAAGGAAGCAACACAAGTAATTAGAGACGGTGCAATTTTAACCCTGGATCTGCAACGAGGTTTAATTTACTCTGGCGCAGTAGGAACACCTTAG
- the crtR gene encoding beta-carotene hydroxylase — protein sequence MLTSEAQKPLTVPPKEFLAPAGDFSATMLLFFSAVAMLVLSNFGYWLWEWPHWLCFSVNTLALHCSGTVIHDACHQSAHRNRVINAMLGHGSALMLAFAFPVFTRVHLQHHAHVNHPKDDPDHYVSTGGPLWLIAVRFLYHEVFFFQRQLWRKYELLEWFISRLIVVTIVYISVQYHFLGYILNFWFIPAFIVGIALGLFFDYLPHRPFVERDRWKNARVYPNPILNILIMGQNYHLVHHLWPSIPWYNYQPAYYLMKPLLDAKGCYQTSGLLQKKDFFEFVYDIFLGIRFNHHKQPEN from the coding sequence ATGCTCACGTCGGAGGCACAGAAGCCACTGACAGTCCCACCCAAGGAATTTTTAGCGCCTGCTGGTGATTTTAGTGCCACAATGCTGCTATTTTTTAGTGCAGTGGCGATGCTAGTGTTATCTAACTTTGGTTACTGGCTGTGGGAATGGCCGCATTGGCTATGCTTTAGTGTGAATACTCTAGCGCTGCATTGTTCAGGGACAGTGATTCACGATGCTTGCCATCAATCTGCTCATCGCAACCGAGTAATTAATGCGATGTTAGGTCATGGTAGTGCCTTGATGCTAGCTTTCGCATTTCCGGTATTTACGCGAGTGCATTTACAGCATCATGCCCATGTTAATCATCCCAAAGATGACCCAGATCATTATGTCTCGACTGGTGGGCCGCTGTGGTTGATTGCAGTACGATTTTTGTACCATGAGGTATTTTTCTTTCAACGGCAACTGTGGCGTAAATATGAGCTACTGGAGTGGTTTATTAGCCGCTTGATTGTAGTGACAATTGTTTATATCTCAGTGCAATATCACTTTTTGGGTTACATTCTCAATTTTTGGTTTATACCAGCATTTATTGTGGGGATAGCATTAGGATTATTCTTTGATTATCTGCCCCATCGCCCATTTGTAGAGCGCGATCGCTGGAAAAATGCTCGCGTTTACCCTAACCCAATTCTGAACATTTTGATTATGGGACAGAATTACCACCTAGTTCATCATTTGTGGCCTTCAATTCCCTGGTACAACTACCAGCCAGCCTATTATTTGATGAAACCACTATTAGATGCAAAAGGTTGTTATCAAACTTCGGGATTATTACAAAAGAAAGATTTTTTTGAATTTGTTTACGACATCTTTTTAGGAATTAGGTTTAATCACCACAAACAACCTGAAAATTAA
- a CDS encoding type II toxin-antitoxin system HicB family antitoxin, with the protein MKYTIIIQWSDEDQCYVVLLPEFTNVMQPCTHGDTYEEALKNAQEVLELLIETALELGETLPEPKTLGQSLQVA; encoded by the coding sequence ATGAAATATACAATCATTATTCAATGGTCAGATGAAGACCAATGTTATGTTGTCCTGTTGCCTGAATTTACAAATGTCATGCAGCCTTGTACTCACGGAGATACTTACGAAGAAGCGCTGAAGAATGCTCAAGAAGTACTAGAGTTATTAATTGAAACAGCTTTGGAACTCGGTGAAACTCTCCCTGAACCAAAAACTCTCGGACAGTCTTTGCAGGTAGCATAG
- a CDS encoding type II toxin-antitoxin system HicB family antitoxin, whose translation MNTRYTIIIQWSDEDNCFVVSLPEWGEFCHTHGDTYEEALKNAQEVLEMLIETNLELGEPLPEPKTLGQSLQAA comes from the coding sequence ATGAATACTCGCTATACCATAATTATTCAATGGTCAGATGAAGATAATTGTTTTGTTGTTAGTCTTCCTGAATGGGGAGAGTTTTGTCATACTCACGGGGATACTTACGAAGAAGCCCTAAAAAATGCTCAAGAAGTTCTAGAGATGTTAATTGAAACAAATTTGGAACTCGGTGAACCGCTCCCTGAACCAAAAACTCTTGGACAGTCTTTGCAAGCAGCATAG
- a CDS encoding type II toxin-antitoxin system HicA family toxin, whose amino-acid sequence MPKKIRELKSLLLQAGFIYRPGKGSHTNWFHPLLPGRVTLSGKDSSDAKAYQEKDVNNALQKLEEIKKVQEEEQE is encoded by the coding sequence ATGCCCAAGAAAATCAGAGAATTAAAAAGCTTATTACTGCAAGCAGGTTTTATCTACCGTCCTGGTAAGGGTAGTCACACAAATTGGTTTCATCCTTTGTTACCAGGGAGAGTTACTCTATCAGGCAAAGATAGTAGTGATGCTAAAGCTTACCAAGAGAAAGATGTTAATAATGCACTTCAAAAGCTAGAAGAAATTAAAAAAGTTCAAGAGGAAGAACAAGAATGA
- a CDS encoding transposase family protein, with amino-acid sequence MISIFDYIQKYPRRAKQLLGISYDQFTDLVNYAKNSHEEEQLKLEQKKVRIHRRGGGRKELLSIPEQVCLCLFYLRQIPTFEVLGIMFGISKTLSNDTFHYWRKILRKILPSSLIEQVENKEGDLLIIQEILTNFKLLVDSVEQPIDRPSDNEEQKKFFSGKKKQHTIKNQIVSLPEGKDIIDVTVGSPGPTADIKLFREQQTKFDEKQEFTGDKAYQGGNNITTPHKKKRKQQLNEQQKEENKALSSKRIFVEHLIRIVKIFQVASQRFRLNADVYNEIVLLVCGLVRLRIGTFVLPNSAIN; translated from the coding sequence ATGATTAGTATATTTGATTATATACAAAAGTATCCACGAAGAGCAAAGCAACTTTTGGGGATTAGTTATGACCAATTTACTGACCTTGTAAACTATGCTAAAAACAGTCATGAAGAAGAACAACTCAAATTGGAACAGAAGAAAGTTAGAATACATCGTCGTGGAGGTGGACGCAAAGAATTATTATCCATCCCAGAACAAGTATGTTTGTGCTTGTTTTATCTGAGACAAATACCCACATTTGAAGTTTTAGGAATAATGTTTGGTATATCAAAAACTTTATCTAATGATACTTTTCATTACTGGAGAAAAATATTACGTAAGATTCTCCCTTCTAGTTTAATAGAGCAAGTAGAAAATAAAGAAGGAGATTTGCTCATTATACAAGAAATATTAACGAATTTTAAGTTGCTAGTTGATAGCGTAGAACAGCCTATAGATAGACCATCTGACAACGAAGAACAGAAAAAGTTCTTTTCGGGAAAGAAAAAACAGCATACTATAAAAAACCAGATAGTTTCCTTGCCAGAGGGAAAAGATATTATTGATGTTACAGTAGGCTCTCCAGGGCCAACAGCAGACATAAAATTATTTAGAGAGCAACAAACAAAATTTGATGAAAAACAAGAATTTACGGGAGATAAAGCGTATCAAGGTGGGAATAATATTACTACCCCTCATAAGAAGAAAAGAAAACAACAATTAAATGAACAACAAAAAGAAGAAAATAAAGCTCTATCAAGTAAGCGTATATTTGTTGAGCATTTAATACGTATTGTAAAAATTTTCCAAGTGGCATCACAAAGATTTAGATTAAATGCTGATGTTTATAATGAAATAGTTTTGTTAGTTTGTGGTCTAGTAAGACTGCGAATTGGCACTTTCGTATTACCGAATAGCGCCATAAATTAG